The genomic stretch CGCTCATTATAGATTTTGGTCGTTGATTAGAATTTTCATCTAAATATCTTTTGATTGTTGGCAAACTCCCATCCGTGTGAAAATGAACACGGTTATCCATAATTAAATCTTGCATTTTTTCTTGGGTATATCTAAACCCACCAGGTGGAATAGGATCTTCCTTATTGGTTAAAGGATTTACAATTTTAAGCATATTGCCATTTTTTACACCGCCTAAATCTCCCTTTCTATAAAGTCCTCTTTCATCAAAGTACCAATAATTTGTAAAATCTATAAATCGTGGATATTTTGTTAATTCTTTTAATTCTGCTGTAATTTCATCATTTGTTAAACCTTTATTCTGTAAAGTTTTAACTTTTGAAAGATATTCATCAATATTATTTTTCTTGACTTGCCATTTATTATTTTGATATTTAGCAGTCAGAAAACTCTCATTTTTTGCATAAATTAAACAATATTCGTGAGAGACAGAAACAAAATTACTTTGGTTTTTTGAGCTATTTGTATTTCTTATAAGCTCCGCTATAAAGTTACTTTCTCCAAAAATTTCGTTACATAGTTTACGTAAGTTATATACCTCCTTATCATCAATACTGATAAAAATAACTCCATCGTCGGATAACAAATTTCGCGCTAATTTTAAGCGACTAAATATCATTGTGAGCCAATCAGAGTGAAAGCGACCGTTCGTTTCAGTGTTGCTTATAAGGCGGTTGCCATCTTCGTCGATTTGTTCAGAACGTTGTAAAAAGTCGCCACTATTTTCGGAAAAATTATCTTTATAAATAAAATCTTTACCGGTGTTATATGGCGGATCGATATAAATTATTTTTACTTTGCCAAGATAGCTTTCTTGTAATAGCTTCAAGGCATCAAGGTTATCACCTTCGATAAAAAGGTTTTCGGTGGTATCAAAATTTACGCTTTCTTCACGGGCTGGGCGCAGTGTTTTGGCTATCGGGGCGTTGGCTTCAAGAATGGCCTTTTTCTTGCCGACCCAGTCAAGGCGATAGCGTTCTTGGTTTGGTTCGACTATAACGTTTTTTAGTTCTTGTTGGAGTAGAGTAAAGTCGATGCATTTTTGCAGATTGCCATTTTTATCTTCGGCCTCAGTGATGCAGTGGGGAAAGAGTTGTGCAATTTTTTCTATATTAGTTTCTACGCTACTTTTAGTGTGCATATCCAAATAGTCTTCATATTTGTTGTTTTGATTTTTCGCTGTCATTATTGTGTTCTCTTATTAAAATTATTGGATACTTTAGGTTATAAATTATTTAAGTCAGTTTGCAATTTATGTAATTCCATATTAAGTATAACTTTTTTGTTAAATTGTTTTTCACTTAATATTTGCTTACGTATTTTATCTATTTGTTTATGAATAGCTTCACGTTGTTTGGCTTTGACTAATTTTTCTGTAATAGAAAGTGGATACTCCTTATTCTGGATAGTATTGTGGTGAGGTAATAATTGTTCAATAAAATGGTTATATAAATCACTAATGTTCAGAAAAATTGGTAAATCTTGTCTTACTTCATCATCTAACCATTCTGATTGATAGTATTTATCAAGTACAACTTTACTCTTATCTACATTATTTAAACGTTTGTAAGTTGCTATAATTTTTACTTTCCCTCCAAAATATATTTCAAAAATGATCGGGGTTAAGATAAGTTTATCAATGAACTCTAATAAACTAATATCTATATCTTTTTGTCGGCTTTCAATATGAAATATTTGTATTTCTTGTAAATCATCATTACAGTCAATGTGGATAGTGTCACTCGAGAGTTTATATGCCCAAATAACTTTATCAATACAGTTCACAAAACCTTGCGTAATTTTGTTAGTTGCTTGTCCTTGCTGATAAAATTTATTTTTAGGAATGACTTTATCTACTTTTGCTTTATTTGGATATTGATACAATTTCATACAATCTTTCACTCAATTAAGGATGTTCTATAACGATAAAACCAATTAATTCAAAATCATTTAAAGTTGATATTTGGTTATTTAAGGCAGTTGTAGTTACACCTGTAAATAAACTATCAATATCCTTATCTTCTTTTACAGCTTTAATAGAACGGATTACGGTATCTAAGAGTTGAGAATAATGTTGCATGTCTCGACCATCACATGTACGAGCATTAAAGCGCTCATATGCCGATGGAATAGGTTTATCTTTTTTATAGCAAGCTTTTTTTACTATCTCTAATAGATGTTTTGTTTGTGTGTAATCCAACACAATTTTACCATCTTCAGTTACATAAGTCAGATAATATGGATGCAGTTGATTAACAATATTTTTCTGATGAAGTGTTTCACGAGATTTAAGTACAAAAATTGCACCAGGAATAAGGCCTATATCATTATTTGCTGGTACGACAGCGTGTAATCCTTTTGGTAAAGATTTAATTTCTGGATGATGCTCTATATAATTAAGCAAATCCATACGAAAATCATTTAATCCTAAATCTGTTATGGATACACCTGTATTTGCATCTTCTATATCAAGTACTTCATTTTGTAATCGTCGTAACTGTTCGTGCCGATATGCAATATCATTTGATTTAGCACTCAATACATTTTCATCACCAGTACTTGATATATCTACAAGTACCATGCGGTTTTCTACACGTTCGCGTAAATTGATATAGCTATCAAGCGAAATATTAGGCCAATAATTAACTAGTTGGATATATTTGTTTTGCGAACCGATACGATCAATACGCCCAAAGCGTTGGATAATACGCACGGGGTTCCAATGGATATCGTAATTGATTAAGTAGTCACAATCTTGTAGGTTTTGACCTTCTGAAATACAGTCAGTTGCAATCAGTAAATCAACCTCTCTCTGCTCATCTGGAAAAATTTGATTTTTAGATTTTGATCGTGGAGAAAATAAGGTTAGCAATCCTTGCATATCGTAATATTGTCGACTATTAGGACGAGATTTTATAGTCGCAGTATTATTGGTGCCCGTAATTTTGGCTGTGTGAATACCTAATTCTACTAATAATTCATCAGCAAGGTTGTTGAATAGATAATCAGCCGTATCAGCGAATGCTGTAAAAATAATGATTTTTTTATTATTACTATTGATAGGATTATTGATTTTATCAATGATATGTTTTTTTATATGCTGTAACTTATGGTCTTTTTGTGGTGTAATCGGCTTTATGCGAGCTAATAAATTAGATATAATTTCATTGTCAGCAGATAGCTCTTGTTTCCATAGTACAATATCAACATCATTGAGATTAATTTTTAGTTTTTCTCCAATCCATTCGTTTGGATCATTGTCATCCTCATTATATTCTAAATTAATGTCAATGTTTGTATCAGTGTCATTGTTTTCAAACCGCTCAATTTGATTAAGCATATCTTGAATACGGTTGTAGAGGGTCTGGAGAGTTAACCTAAATGAATGGATAGAACTTTCTAATCGTTTTAATAAATTTACAGTCATCAGTGATTGTAAACTCTTCTCACGATCTTTTTGTTTTAAACGCCCACCATCTTTTGTTTTTGTATCAAAAAGATCCTCATATTTTTGTATTTTACTTGGAAAAATAAAACTAAATGGGGCATATACGGATAAATTTAATGCAGATAAACTCGCATAAATATCATTCAGAGTGATAATGTTATCTTCACTAATACCACAGCGAAATGAAATAGGTTTTAACCGTTCAGGGAAGGAGCCAATATCTGTAGTATTGTAAAATTTTTGGATATGTTTGCGGGAGCGAGCAATAGTTACGCTATCTAATAACTTGAAAAAATCAAAGTCTAATAAATTTAATATTTTTTGAGTGGTACGTTGTGCTAGAGGAAGTTTGGCCCACGTATTAAATTGAGTCTGAGCAGACTTGAAAATTGTATCAATATCTTTATTAGTATCGAGCTTTTCATTAATCTCAGCAGTGTTACCTTCATAGGCTAGAGCCAATTGATTTTTTAAATCATTAAAACGATTATTGACGGGGGTTGCTGAAAGCATTAATACTTTTGTTTTTACTCCCTGACGCATTACTTTTTCCATAAGGCGTTCATAACGAGTCTGTTTATCTTTAAAAGCATCATTATTGCGGAAATTATGCGATTCATCAATAACAACTAAATCATAGTTACCCCAATTAATTTTTGCTAAGTCAATACCTAAGGTATGTCCTGAATCACGTGATAAATCAGTATGATATAAGACATCATAATTAAATCTATCACTTGCAAAGATATTGGTGACAAGATTTGTATTGTAATTTGTCCAGTTTTCACCAAGTTTTTTAGGACATAATACCAATACACTTTTATTTCTTAACTCATAGTATTTAATGACTGCAAGAGCCGTAAATGTTTTACCTAGCCCAACGCTATCGGCTAAAATACAACCATTATAAGTTTCTAGCTTATTTATAATACCGACAGCAGCATCTTTTTGGAAACTGTATAACTTTTGCCATACTAAGGTATCTTGATAACCAGTTAAATTATTAGGCATTACATCTTCGCCAATATT from Actinobacillus delphinicola encodes the following:
- a CDS encoding helicase-related protein, with amino-acid sequence MIQLIDNINKLLGEDIKQNLNEHSKLKIAASYFSIYAFAALKEELEKLDSVQFIFTSPTFINNQIADNLKKEKREFIIPQHERENGIYGTEFEIHLKNKLIQKAIAKECAAWIRRKASFQSNIDESVMQEMICIQNSDSITAYSPIQGFTPVGLGYKKGNALSNLVNCLNSPLSNQYMQLFDQIWADTSKVKDITSEIISHIESVYQENAPEKIYFLFLYNIFKEFLENIGEDVMPNNLTGYQDTLVWQKLYSFQKDAAVGIINKLETYNGCILADSVGLGKTFTALAVIKYYELRNKSVLVLCPKKLGENWTNYNTNLVTNIFASDRFNYDVLYHTDLSRDSGHTLGIDLAKINWGNYDLVVIDESHNFRNNDAFKDKQTRYERLMEKVMRQGVKTKVLMLSATPVNNRFNDLKNQLALAYEGNTAEINEKLDTNKDIDTIFKSAQTQFNTWAKLPLAQRTTQKILNLLDFDFFKLLDSVTIARSRKHIQKFYNTTDIGSFPERLKPISFRCGISEDNIITLNDIYASLSALNLSVYAPFSFIFPSKIQKYEDLFDTKTKDGGRLKQKDREKSLQSLMTVNLLKRLESSIHSFRLTLQTLYNRIQDMLNQIERFENNDTDTNIDINLEYNEDDNDPNEWIGEKLKINLNDVDIVLWKQELSADNEIISNLLARIKPITPQKDHKLQHIKKHIIDKINNPINSNNKKIIIFTAFADTADYLFNNLADELLVELGIHTAKITGTNNTATIKSRPNSRQYYDMQGLLTLFSPRSKSKNQIFPDEQREVDLLIATDCISEGQNLQDCDYLINYDIHWNPVRIIQRFGRIDRIGSQNKYIQLVNYWPNISLDSYINLRERVENRMVLVDISSTGDENVLSAKSNDIAYRHEQLRRLQNEVLDIEDANTGVSITDLGLNDFRMDLLNYIEHHPEIKSLPKGLHAVVPANNDIGLIPGAIFVLKSRETLHQKNIVNQLHPYYLTYVTEDGKIVLDYTQTKHLLEIVKKACYKKDKPIPSAYERFNARTCDGRDMQHYSQLLDTVIRSIKAVKEDKDIDSLFTGVTTTALNNQISTLNDFELIGFIVIEHP
- a CDS encoding DUF4391 domain-containing protein, translated to MKLYQYPNKAKVDKVIPKNKFYQQGQATNKITQGFVNCIDKVIWAYKLSSDTIHIDCNDDLQEIQIFHIESRQKDIDISLLEFIDKLILTPIIFEIYFGGKVKIIATYKRLNNVDKSKVVLDKYYQSEWLDDEVRQDLPIFLNISDLYNHFIEQLLPHHNTIQNKEYPLSITEKLVKAKQREAIHKQIDKIRKQILSEKQFNKKVILNMELHKLQTDLNNL
- a CDS encoding site-specific DNA-methyltransferase produces the protein MTAKNQNNKYEDYLDMHTKSSVETNIEKIAQLFPHCITEAEDKNGNLQKCIDFTLLQQELKNVIVEPNQERYRLDWVGKKKAILEANAPIAKTLRPAREESVNFDTTENLFIEGDNLDALKLLQESYLGKVKIIYIDPPYNTGKDFIYKDNFSENSGDFLQRSEQIDEDGNRLISNTETNGRFHSDWLTMIFSRLKLARNLLSDDGVIFISIDDKEVYNLRKLCNEIFGESNFIAELIRNTNSSKNQSNFVSVSHEYCLIYAKNESFLTAKYQNNKWQVKKNNIDEYLSKVKTLQNKGLTNDEITAELKELTKYPRFIDFTNYWYFDERGLYRKGDLGGVKNGNMLKIVNPLTNKEDPIPPGGFRYTQEKMQDLIMDNRVHFHTDGSLPTIKRYLDENSNQRPKSIMSDDQRPDYTYLQNMFGCTVFDNPKQMDFMKRIIGIFEKETLILDFFAGSSTTADAVMQLNAEDAGNRKFIMVQLPERIDDTEKKKKDNKEAIEFCDKHNMPRNIAEISKERIRRAGAKIKADNAGKDGIDTLDVGFRVLKVDSTNMRDVYYRPDDYSQDMLTQMRSNIKDDRSGEDLLFQVMLDWGVPLTLPIECKTIQGAKVYIVGINSLVASFDTITTQMLDEIAELKPLKFVSCERAIAYDQDKTNIKERLKQLSPETEVKFI